A portion of the Pedobacter cryoconitis genome contains these proteins:
- a CDS encoding TraM recognition domain-containing protein — translation MEETKEQQSLYKFLQFGIYLSVLIEVFLFFYASKFLTQDYTDKFNLRFFVIRLARLPFYHQLIYSKLFTLLLICLVSVGTLSRKNKDLNPKNHIVYPLVAGLIVFFSGILFQGKHTPAIWMGAGWSDLLYIVTAIFGTLLIHIAMDNVSKIISSKLGTDKWNIEGESFMQPIKPIETPYSVNIPMLFYYKKKVHKGFIPLANLFRSLLLISVPGGGKTFSVIIPIIKQFIAKSFTLCIYDIKYPDLAKVAYHHYLLAKQKGKCLDYKFHVINLNEVEKSERVNPWKRKYLNTLADASETAEALVEAMKKGDRSGGSDQFFTQSAINFLAACIYFFSSYENGRYSSPPHVLSFLNLSYDDIFTALFSEPELVPLLSPFKSAYQAKAFDQLEGQVGTLKIFISRLATKETFWVFSGDDFELKISDPKNPSILVLANDPLTQSTNSTCYSLVLNRVTKLVNTKGNLPVGLVIDEAPSLYIFRVEQVLSQARSNLVASVLGIQSLQQFQQQYGKETAATITSVVGNVLSGSVQNKDTLDWLERLFGKVKQEGESLSIDRTKVSVSLSEKLEPLIPAGKIANLRAGEMVGLIASDAVETYTGKYQPSAVNCRVNLDVESIKKEEQSYRSLPIYYDFKGKKEEILRQNFQKINEEVQQVVKQFRIAQTSVGVPQPKGIMKQTFNK, via the coding sequence ATGGAAGAAACCAAGGAACAGCAGAGCCTTTACAAGTTCCTGCAATTTGGTATCTATTTGTCCGTCTTGATCGAAGTTTTCCTGTTTTTTTACGCCAGTAAATTTTTAACACAGGATTATACGGACAAATTTAACCTACGCTTTTTTGTAATCAGGCTTGCCAGATTACCATTTTACCACCAGCTCATTTACAGCAAACTATTTACTCTACTGTTGATTTGCCTGGTTTCAGTAGGTACGCTCAGCAGAAAAAACAAAGACCTCAATCCCAAAAATCATATTGTTTATCCACTTGTAGCTGGTCTTATCGTTTTCTTTTCGGGAATCTTGTTTCAGGGAAAACATACACCGGCCATTTGGATGGGTGCTGGCTGGTCTGATCTGCTGTACATCGTCACCGCAATTTTCGGAACCTTACTGATCCATATCGCTATGGATAATGTATCGAAGATCATCAGTTCAAAACTCGGTACAGATAAATGGAACATTGAGGGAGAATCCTTTATGCAACCCATCAAACCGATTGAGACACCGTATTCGGTGAATATACCAATGTTGTTCTATTACAAAAAGAAGGTACATAAAGGATTCATTCCGCTGGCAAATTTATTCAGAAGCTTGCTTTTAATATCAGTTCCTGGTGGGGGTAAAACTTTTTCTGTTATTATCCCAATAATAAAGCAATTCATCGCTAAATCTTTCACTTTATGCATTTATGATATAAAATACCCTGATTTAGCCAAGGTTGCCTATCACCATTATTTATTGGCCAAACAAAAAGGAAAATGCCTTGATTATAAATTCCACGTTATCAATCTAAATGAAGTTGAAAAAAGCGAACGAGTAAACCCCTGGAAAAGAAAATACCTCAATACACTTGCCGATGCCTCTGAAACAGCGGAAGCCTTAGTTGAGGCCATGAAAAAAGGTGACCGTTCGGGAGGCAGTGACCAGTTCTTTACACAATCCGCTATCAATTTTCTGGCCGCATGCATTTATTTTTTCAGCAGCTACGAAAATGGTCGTTATTCAAGCCCTCCGCATGTTCTTTCGTTCTTAAATCTTTCCTATGATGACATTTTCACCGCACTTTTTTCTGAACCGGAACTGGTACCACTACTTTCCCCATTTAAAAGTGCTTATCAGGCCAAAGCTTTCGATCAGTTAGAAGGACAAGTAGGTACACTTAAAATCTTTATCAGCAGATTGGCAACGAAAGAAACTTTTTGGGTATTCAGCGGGGATGATTTCGAGCTAAAAATAAGTGATCCTAAAAACCCGTCAATTTTGGTGCTCGCCAACGATCCTTTGACACAAAGTACTAATTCAACCTGCTATTCCCTTGTGCTAAATAGGGTAACGAAACTGGTAAACACTAAAGGCAATTTACCCGTTGGACTTGTCATTGACGAAGCGCCCAGCCTCTACATTTTTCGTGTCGAACAGGTTTTAAGTCAAGCCAGAAGTAATTTGGTTGCCTCAGTACTCGGAATCCAAAGCCTCCAGCAATTTCAGCAGCAATATGGTAAGGAAACTGCTGCTACGATTACTTCCGTGGTCGGTAATGTGCTCTCTGGATCTGTCCAGAATAAGGATACATTAGATTGGTTGGAACGGTTATTTGGCAAGGTAAAACAGGAAGGTGAAAGTCTGAGTATCGACCGGACGAAGGTCTCTGTTTCCCTAAGTGAAAAACTCGAACCTTTGATCCCTGCTGGTAAGATCGCGAATCTGCGAGCTGGCGAAATGGTGGGTTTGATCGCCTCAGATGCCGTTGAAACCTATACAGGGAAATACCAGCCCTCGGCAGTAAACTGTCGGGTAAATCTGGATGTAGAGTCCATCAAAAAAGAAGAACAAAGCTATCGGTCCTTGCCAATCTATTACGATTTCAAAGGCAAAAAAGAGGAAATACTCCGGCAGAACTTTCAAAAGATTAATGAGGAAGTGCAACAGGTTGTAAAACAGTTCAGAATTGCTCAGACATCAGTTGGTGTACCTCAGCCTAAAGGAATAATGAAGCAAACCTTTAACAAATAA
- a CDS encoding ArdC family protein: MHIQVAEKLIEQLKAGTAPWQKPWNSDNLPSFELPYNAVTGNRYKGINTFSLLLNGYEDPRWITFNQASANQWSVKKGEKASLIQFVKTTDLVAKRDESGKPMLNDDGKPIKISLKLDRPIITTAWVFNAAQVNGIPNLQKPDIQELGWNPLERAEKLIASSGADIIHRAGEDAFYSPFKDQITMPLKEQFDAPDKYYATALHELGHWTGHKDRLDRSIMNQFGSEAYAREELRAEIASLLIGQELRIGHDPRQHTAYVDSWIKVLQDTPFEIHAAAADAEKILNYLTGLEQKREVKTELQNIPESKASRNQTNSKYLSSGDEIAYNNTIYKVNGHLKQGRLRMEDLNTGHNFVLSKNDMLYGSLLQVKQQSQDKTRTIDGTDTSISKEADTAIANVARR; this comes from the coding sequence ATGCACATACAGGTGGCCGAAAAACTCATTGAACAGCTGAAAGCCGGAACTGCTCCCTGGCAAAAACCTTGGAACAGCGATAATCTTCCATCTTTTGAGCTCCCTTACAATGCCGTCACCGGAAACCGCTATAAAGGTATTAATACCTTTTCCTTGTTGCTTAACGGTTATGAAGATCCTCGATGGATAACCTTTAACCAGGCATCCGCCAACCAGTGGAGTGTTAAGAAAGGTGAAAAGGCTTCTCTGATCCAGTTTGTTAAAACAACTGATTTAGTGGCCAAAAGGGATGAAAGTGGTAAACCTATGTTGAACGATGATGGTAAACCCATCAAGATTTCCTTAAAACTGGATCGCCCAATCATTACCACCGCCTGGGTATTCAATGCTGCGCAGGTAAATGGGATTCCCAACCTGCAAAAACCAGACATCCAAGAGTTAGGTTGGAATCCCTTAGAACGAGCAGAAAAACTGATTGCGAGTTCTGGCGCTGATATCATCCATCGGGCCGGAGAAGATGCATTTTACAGCCCGTTCAAGGATCAGATTACTATGCCGCTGAAAGAACAGTTTGATGCTCCAGATAAGTATTATGCAACGGCTCTTCATGAACTGGGCCATTGGACTGGACATAAGGACAGGTTGGACCGTAGTATAATGAATCAGTTTGGCTCCGAAGCATATGCCCGTGAGGAATTACGTGCAGAAATCGCTTCTCTGCTGATCGGTCAGGAATTGCGGATTGGACATGACCCCAGACAGCACACCGCTTATGTGGATAGTTGGATTAAGGTCTTGCAGGACACACCCTTTGAAATACATGCCGCTGCTGCTGACGCTGAGAAAATTCTCAATTACCTCACAGGTTTAGAACAAAAAAGGGAAGTTAAAACTGAGTTGCAAAATATACCTGAGTCGAAGGCATCAAGAAACCAGACAAACTCTAAATATCTGTCATCAGGCGACGAAATTGCTTATAACAATACAATTTACAAAGTAAATGGTCATCTGAAACAGGGTCGTTTACGCATGGAGGACTTGAACACAGGACACAACTTTGTGCTTTCTAAAAATGATATGCTGTACGGTTCTTTGCTTCAGGTAAAACAGCAATCTCAGGACAAAACCCGCACAATTGATGGGACTGATACTTCCATTTCTAAGGAAGCTGACACAGCAATTGCTAATGTGGCAAGACGCTAA
- a CDS encoding M23 family metallopeptidase: protein MNPRIFVLHVVVHFLLTHSAVAIAQISDQYRSSLPLINLRVTSGFGYRVHPVTNKYDLHRGVDFAARCDPVLNILDGTVTDTGFNPMLGKYVRISHGDFQSIYGHLSQILVIPGEPAKAGQIIGVTGATGRVTGEHLHFSIRFKDKYINPLHFLRSLLLPEQLAQTIN from the coding sequence ATGAACCCTCGAATATTCGTGTTGCATGTCGTTGTCCATTTTTTACTGACTCATTCAGCTGTAGCTATAGCACAAATCAGTGACCAATATCGTAGTAGCTTACCGTTAATAAATTTACGTGTGACCTCTGGTTTTGGATACCGCGTACATCCGGTGACTAATAAGTATGACCTGCATAGAGGCGTTGACTTTGCTGCCCGTTGTGATCCGGTACTAAATATTTTGGACGGAACTGTAACGGATACAGGTTTTAATCCAATGCTGGGCAAATATGTGAGAATTTCTCATGGAGACTTTCAAAGTATTTACGGACACCTTTCCCAGATCTTGGTCATACCAGGCGAGCCTGCAAAAGCAGGTCAGATCATAGGTGTCACCGGAGCAACAGGCCGGGTGACCGGAGAACACCTGCATTTCAGCATTAGGTTTAAGGACAAATACATCAACCCATTACATTTTTTAAGGTCACTGTTACTGCCCGAACAGTTAGCCCAAACTATCAATTAA